From a single Couchioplanes caeruleus genomic region:
- a CDS encoding sulfurtransferase TusA family protein, whose translation MIEVDSRGRRCPLPIIDLARRMPAVGIGEVVRVLADDPAAANDIPAWCRMKGQEYVGSPAEGAYDVRRLS comes from the coding sequence GTGATCGAGGTGGACTCACGCGGCCGGCGGTGCCCGCTTCCGATCATCGACCTCGCGCGCCGGATGCCGGCCGTGGGCATCGGCGAGGTGGTGCGGGTGCTCGCCGACGACCCCGCGGCCGCGAACGACATCCCGGCGTGGTGCCGGATGAAAGGCCAGGAGTACGTGGGCAGCCCGGCGGAGGGCGCCTACGACGTGCGACGGCTCAGCTGA
- the murA gene encoding UDP-N-acetylglucosamine 1-carboxyvinyltransferase yields the protein MTDDVLAVHGGTPLHGQIRVRGAKNLVSKAMVAALLGETPSRLFDVPRIRDVEVVRGLLGLHGVKVSDGADEGELVMDPTNVESASSDQINVHAGSSRIPILLCGPLLHRLGHAFIPDLGGCHIGPRPIDFHIQALRQFGAIVDKTPEGMHLTAPNGLHGTKLELPYPSVGATEQVLLTAVRAEGVTELRNAAIEPEIIDLICVLQKMGAIITVHTDRVIEVLGVPRLHGYHHKPIPDRIEAASWAAAALATRGEIEVLGAQQADMMTFLNVFRSIGGQFEITDARVGRPGVGTVEGGIKFWHPGGELQAVALETDVHPGFMTDWQQPLVVALTQAHGLSIMHETVYEQRLGYTEALNSMGATIQVYRDCLGGTPCRFGRRNFKHSAVIAGPSKLHAADLVIPDLRAGFSHLIAALAAEGTSRVYGVDLINRGYEDFEGKLAALGAHVERI from the coding sequence TTGACCGACGACGTCCTGGCCGTACACGGCGGTACGCCGCTGCACGGGCAGATCCGGGTCCGTGGCGCCAAGAACCTGGTTTCCAAGGCCATGGTGGCCGCCCTGCTGGGCGAGACACCGAGCCGCCTCTTCGACGTGCCGCGCATCCGCGACGTGGAGGTCGTCCGCGGGCTGCTCGGCCTGCACGGCGTGAAGGTGTCCGACGGCGCCGACGAGGGCGAACTCGTCATGGACCCCACGAACGTGGAGAGCGCCAGCAGCGACCAGATCAACGTGCACGCCGGCTCGTCGCGGATCCCGATCCTGCTCTGCGGGCCGCTGCTGCACCGGCTCGGGCACGCGTTCATCCCCGACCTGGGCGGCTGCCACATCGGCCCGCGCCCGATCGACTTCCACATCCAGGCGCTGCGCCAGTTCGGCGCGATCGTCGACAAGACCCCCGAGGGCATGCACCTGACCGCGCCCAACGGGCTGCACGGGACGAAGCTCGAGCTGCCGTACCCGAGCGTCGGCGCCACCGAGCAGGTGCTGCTCACGGCCGTCCGCGCCGAGGGCGTCACCGAGCTGCGCAACGCGGCGATCGAGCCGGAGATCATCGACCTCATCTGCGTGCTGCAGAAGATGGGCGCGATCATCACCGTGCACACCGACCGGGTCATCGAGGTCCTCGGCGTCCCCCGCCTGCACGGCTACCACCACAAGCCCATCCCCGACCGCATCGAGGCCGCCAGCTGGGCCGCCGCCGCGCTCGCCACCCGCGGCGAGATCGAGGTGCTCGGCGCCCAGCAGGCCGACATGATGACGTTCCTCAACGTCTTCCGCTCGATCGGCGGCCAGTTCGAGATCACCGACGCCCGCGTGGGGCGCCCGGGGGTCGGCACGGTCGAGGGCGGCATCAAGTTCTGGCACCCGGGCGGCGAACTGCAGGCCGTCGCGCTGGAGACCGACGTCCACCCCGGCTTCATGACCGACTGGCAGCAGCCCCTGGTGGTCGCCCTGACCCAGGCCCACGGCCTGTCGATCATGCACGAGACGGTGTACGAGCAGCGCCTGGGCTACACCGAGGCGCTGAACTCGATGGGCGCCACGATCCAGGTGTACCGCGACTGCCTCGGCGGCACCCCCTGCCGCTTCGGCCGCCGCAACTTCAAGCACTCCGCGGTCATCGCCGGCCCGAGCAAGCTGCACGCCGCCGACCTGGTCATCCCGGACCTGCGCGCCGGCTTCAGCCACCTCATCGCGGCGCTGGCGGCCGAGGGCACGTCCCGGGTCTACGGCGTCGACCTGATCAACCGCGGCTACGAGGACTTCGAGGGCAAGCTCGCCGCGCTGGGCGCGCACGTCGAGCGCATCTGA
- a CDS encoding ABC transporter permease → MGELRAYGALFVGQWRSLASYRASFAVDLATNILGAVLDVVAVLVLFGATRTVAGFTLREGLLVVSLSSCGFATADLVVGNIDRLKTYVRTGAMDAVLTRPLGALPQLVLMDMPLRKGLRVAVAVAVLITALRLNHVDWTPARAALVVIAPLSGAVFFGAIFVASASLAFWWVESGEVGSAFTYGGRDFTAYPVPVFEGWFRAVFAYGMGFGFVAYQPALALLNRADPLGLPAGAGFLSPLVALVAAGTAAVVWRAGIRHYRSTGS, encoded by the coding sequence GTGGGTGAACTGCGGGCGTACGGGGCGCTGTTCGTCGGTCAGTGGCGGTCGCTGGCGTCCTACCGGGCGTCGTTCGCGGTGGACCTCGCCACGAACATCCTCGGCGCGGTGCTGGACGTCGTCGCCGTGCTCGTGCTGTTCGGCGCGACCCGTACGGTGGCCGGCTTCACCCTGCGCGAGGGTCTGCTCGTGGTGAGCCTGTCGTCGTGCGGGTTCGCCACCGCCGACCTCGTGGTGGGCAACATCGACCGGCTGAAGACGTACGTGCGCACGGGCGCGATGGACGCCGTGCTGACCCGCCCGCTCGGCGCGCTGCCGCAGCTGGTGCTGATGGACATGCCGTTGCGCAAGGGGCTGCGCGTGGCCGTGGCGGTCGCCGTGCTGATCACCGCGCTGCGCCTCAACCACGTCGACTGGACGCCGGCGCGGGCGGCGCTGGTCGTGATCGCCCCGCTGTCCGGTGCGGTGTTCTTCGGCGCGATCTTCGTGGCCAGCGCGAGCCTCGCGTTCTGGTGGGTGGAGTCCGGGGAGGTGGGCAGCGCCTTCACGTACGGCGGACGGGACTTCACGGCGTACCCCGTACCCGTCTTCGAGGGCTGGTTCCGCGCGGTCTTCGCGTACGGCATGGGCTTCGGTTTCGTGGCCTACCAGCCGGCGCTGGCGCTGCTGAACCGCGCCGACCCGCTCGGTCTGCCCGCCGGGGCGGGCTTCCTCTCCCCGCTGGTCGCGCTGGTCGCGGCCGGCACCGCCGCCGTCGTGTGGCGGGCCGGCATCAGGCACTACAGGAGTACGGGCTCATGA
- a CDS encoding helix-turn-helix domain-containing protein yields MSQPAPPLATIAAALRRERERVGISLAELARRAGLAKSTLSQLENGTGNPSIETLWSLGVALGVPFSRLVEPPAPVVRVIRAADTPRLRADHADFAASLLAAGSSHTRRDLYVMELEPGQPREAEAHIPGSVEHVVVAAGRLRTGPTGEFVDLGPGDYVAFPGDVPHHYEALEPGTWAVLVMEHR; encoded by the coding sequence ATGTCGCAGCCCGCTCCCCCGCTCGCCACGATCGCCGCCGCCCTGCGCCGCGAGCGGGAACGGGTGGGGATCTCGCTCGCCGAGCTGGCGCGCCGGGCCGGGCTGGCCAAGTCGACGTTGTCCCAGCTGGAGAACGGCACGGGAAACCCCAGCATCGAGACGCTCTGGTCGCTCGGCGTCGCGCTCGGTGTGCCGTTCAGCCGGCTGGTCGAACCGCCCGCTCCGGTCGTACGCGTGATCCGGGCCGCCGACACGCCCCGCCTGCGGGCCGACCATGCCGACTTCGCGGCGAGCCTGCTCGCCGCCGGGTCGTCGCACACCCGGCGCGACCTGTACGTCATGGAGCTGGAGCCGGGCCAGCCACGCGAGGCGGAAGCGCACATCCCGGGCAGCGTGGAACACGTGGTGGTCGCCGCGGGGCGGCTCCGTACGGGCCCGACGGGCGAGTTCGTCGACCTGGGCCCCGGCGACTACGTGGCGTTCCCCGGCGACGTCCCGCACCACTACGAGGCGCTCGAGCCCGGCACGTGGGCCGTGCTGGTCATGGAACACCGCTAG
- the nadA gene encoding quinolinate synthase NadA, whose amino-acid sequence MTSTWTEPENTPLALLLLGQGTDPASERGVDCPGDLPAPSDPDLVARATAAKAALGDRVFVLGHHYQRDEVIQFADVTGDSFKLAREAAARPDAEFIVFCGVHFMAESADILTGPAQKVVLPDLAAGCSMADMAVLGQVEAAWDEFTDLGIAGDVVPVTYMNSSADIKGFVGRNGGVVCTSSNAKRALTWAFEQGQKVFFLPDQHLGRNTAVLEMGFSLDDCVLYDPHKPHGGLTPQQLRDAKMILWRGHCSVHGRFTIDSVREVRERVPGVTVLVHPECRHEVVRAADQVGSTEYIIKALDNAPAGSAWAIGTELNLVRRLALAHPDKQIMFLDRTVCYCSTMNRIDLPHLVWALEELVAGRVPNQITVDADTAKYARVALDQMLALP is encoded by the coding sequence GTGACCTCGACGTGGACGGAACCCGAGAACACGCCGCTCGCGCTGCTGCTGCTCGGCCAGGGCACCGACCCGGCCAGTGAGCGCGGCGTCGACTGCCCGGGCGACCTGCCCGCGCCGAGCGACCCCGATCTGGTGGCCCGTGCCACCGCCGCCAAGGCCGCCCTCGGCGACCGCGTCTTCGTGCTGGGTCACCACTATCAGCGCGACGAGGTCATCCAGTTCGCCGACGTCACCGGCGACTCGTTCAAGCTCGCCCGCGAGGCCGCCGCCCGGCCCGACGCCGAGTTCATCGTCTTCTGCGGCGTGCACTTCATGGCCGAGAGCGCCGACATCCTGACCGGTCCCGCGCAGAAGGTCGTGCTCCCCGACCTCGCCGCCGGCTGCTCGATGGCCGACATGGCCGTGCTGGGCCAGGTGGAGGCCGCCTGGGACGAGTTCACCGACCTGGGCATCGCGGGTGACGTCGTCCCCGTGACCTACATGAACAGCTCGGCGGACATCAAGGGCTTCGTCGGGCGCAACGGCGGCGTGGTCTGCACGTCCTCCAACGCCAAGCGCGCGCTGACCTGGGCGTTCGAGCAGGGTCAGAAGGTGTTCTTCCTGCCCGACCAGCACCTGGGCCGCAATACCGCGGTGCTCGAGATGGGCTTCTCCCTCGACGACTGCGTGCTCTACGACCCGCACAAGCCGCACGGCGGGCTCACCCCGCAGCAGCTGCGCGACGCGAAGATGATCCTGTGGCGTGGGCACTGCTCGGTGCACGGCCGCTTCACCATCGACAGCGTCCGCGAGGTGCGCGAGCGGGTTCCCGGGGTCACCGTGCTCGTCCACCCGGAGTGCCGGCACGAGGTCGTCCGCGCCGCCGACCAGGTCGGCTCGACCGAGTACATCATCAAGGCCCTGGACAACGCGCCCGCCGGATCCGCCTGGGCGATCGGCACGGAGCTCAACCTGGTGCGCCGGCTCGCCCTCGCGCACCCGGACAAGCAGATCATGTTCCTGGACCGGACGGTCTGCTACTGCTCCACGATGAACCGCATCGATCTGCCGCACCTCGTGTGGGCGCTCGAGGAGCTCGTGGCGGGGCGCGTGCCGAACCAGATCACCGTCGACGCCGACACGGCGAAGTACGCCCGGGTGGCTCTCGACCAGATGCTCGCCCTGCCGTAG
- a CDS encoding DUF3043 domain-containing protein has protein sequence MSSLFRRKSPDLVADATATVTPEPDTTPRPKGYTPSKKELGKETPKRQSSQRRPGAVAAPANRREAYKQMRERQRTERAEASEGMRSGDERYLLARDRGPERRLVRDIVDSRRTAGTWFFVGAIIVFIGSTGRMPYQVQLAANLLWAILALSVIVDSILISRRIKKLVTQKYPNTTQRMGSLYMYGIMRALTFRRMRVPKPQVELGTKI, from the coding sequence GTGTCCTCGCTGTTTCGTCGCAAGTCCCCCGATCTGGTCGCCGACGCCACCGCCACGGTGACGCCCGAGCCGGACACCACGCCGCGCCCCAAGGGCTACACGCCGTCGAAGAAGGAGCTCGGCAAGGAGACGCCGAAACGGCAGAGCTCCCAACGCCGGCCCGGAGCGGTGGCCGCCCCGGCCAACCGCCGCGAGGCGTACAAGCAGATGCGCGAACGCCAGCGCACCGAACGCGCCGAGGCCTCCGAAGGCATGCGCTCCGGCGACGAGCGCTACCTGCTCGCCCGCGACCGAGGCCCGGAACGCCGCCTGGTCCGCGACATCGTCGACTCCCGCCGCACGGCCGGCACCTGGTTCTTCGTCGGCGCGATCATCGTCTTCATCGGCTCCACGGGCCGGATGCCCTACCAGGTCCAGCTCGCGGCCAACCTGCTCTGGGCGATCCTCGCCCTCAGCGTGATCGTCGACAGCATCCTGATCTCGCGCCGGATCAAGAAGCTGGTCACGCAGAAGTACCCGAACACGACCCAGCGAATGGGCTCGCTGTACATGTACGGCATCATGCGCGCGCTGACGTTCCGGCGGATGCGGGTGCCGAAGCCGCAGGTGGAGCTCGGCACCAAGATCTGA
- the erpA gene encoding iron-sulfur cluster insertion protein ErpA, with the protein MSTEAHTESTEATTAAPTGVILTDVAATKVKALIEQEGRDDLRLRIAVQPGGCSGLRYQLFFDERSLDGDIVSDFDGVEVVVDRMSSPYLAGATIDFADRIDAQGFTIDNPNAQNSCACGDSFH; encoded by the coding sequence GTGTCTACTGAAGCGCACACCGAGTCGACCGAGGCCACCACGGCCGCGCCGACCGGCGTCATTTTGACCGACGTCGCGGCGACCAAGGTCAAGGCCCTGATCGAGCAGGAAGGCCGCGACGACCTGCGCCTGCGCATCGCGGTGCAGCCCGGCGGTTGCTCCGGCCTGCGGTACCAGCTGTTCTTCGACGAGCGCTCGCTCGACGGTGACATCGTCAGCGACTTCGACGGCGTCGAGGTCGTCGTCGACCGGATGAGCTCGCCGTACCTCGCGGGCGCGACGATCGACTTCGCCGACCGCATCGACGCCCAGGGCTTCACCATCGACAACCCGAACGCGCAGAACTCCTGCGCCTGCGGCGACTCCTTCCACTGA
- a CDS encoding AAA family ATPase, translating into MVLAVFAGLPGVGKSTLAAQVGAALPAAVLAVDTVDFTLQAYDVTEPRPGYAAYGVVAALAETQLAMGHSVIIDAVNPVKAARQLWTDLADRLGVPLRVVEVVCGDDAEHRRRVETRYAARAHDGVPDWVRVLERQGEYEPYPGPRLVVDTYLAKEPVGPVVDYLS; encoded by the coding sequence ATGGTCCTCGCCGTCTTCGCCGGCCTGCCGGGCGTGGGCAAGAGCACGCTCGCCGCGCAGGTGGGGGCGGCGCTGCCGGCCGCGGTGCTGGCCGTGGACACCGTCGACTTCACGCTGCAGGCGTACGACGTCACCGAGCCCCGTCCCGGCTACGCCGCGTACGGGGTGGTGGCGGCGCTCGCCGAGACGCAGCTCGCCATGGGCCACAGCGTGATCATCGACGCGGTGAACCCGGTGAAGGCGGCCCGGCAGCTCTGGACCGATCTCGCCGACCGCCTCGGCGTCCCGCTCCGGGTCGTCGAGGTGGTCTGCGGCGACGACGCCGAGCACCGCCGCCGGGTGGAGACCCGGTACGCGGCCCGGGCCCACGACGGCGTCCCCGACTGGGTCCGGGTGCTCGAGCGGCAGGGCGAGTACGAGCCGTACCCGGGCCCGCGCCTGGTCGTCGACACGTACCTGGCGAAGGAGCCGGTGGGCCCGGTCGTGGACTACCTCAGCTGA
- a CDS encoding ABC transporter ATP-binding protein, with protein sequence MSVITMRGLRKDFTVRVRTGRLRREKRSVAAVAGIDLTVEAGEMVGYIGPNGAGKSTTLKMLTGVLTPSSGEVSVCGLAPVPQRTRLALTIGVVFGQRSQLWWDLPLRDSFALLRHIYRVPAGAHAARLRRCRSLLDLDEFLDTPVRQLSLGQRMRGELTAALLHGPSVLFLDEPTIGLDVVSKQAVRSFLAELGATGDVTLVLTTHDLADIERLCRRLVVIDHGRVVHDGTIEALHDRYGSRRRLVVDLDTPLPPGFAVAGADLVSLEADGHRASFDLLSSSAAGAVVAELAAVASMRDLSLVEPGIEDVVARLYRAP encoded by the coding sequence ATGAGCGTGATCACGATGCGCGGGCTGCGCAAGGACTTCACGGTACGGGTCCGCACGGGCCGGCTGCGCCGCGAGAAACGGTCGGTGGCGGCCGTGGCGGGCATCGACCTGACCGTGGAGGCGGGCGAGATGGTCGGCTACATCGGGCCGAACGGCGCCGGCAAGTCCACGACGCTGAAGATGCTCACGGGCGTCCTCACGCCGTCGTCGGGTGAGGTGTCGGTGTGCGGGCTGGCGCCGGTGCCGCAGCGCACCCGCCTGGCGCTGACGATCGGCGTGGTGTTCGGGCAGCGTTCGCAGCTCTGGTGGGATCTGCCGCTGCGGGACTCGTTCGCCCTGCTGCGGCACATCTACCGGGTGCCGGCCGGCGCGCACGCCGCCCGGCTGCGGCGCTGCCGGTCGCTGCTGGACCTGGACGAGTTCCTGGACACCCCGGTACGGCAGCTGTCGCTGGGCCAGCGGATGCGTGGCGAGCTGACCGCCGCCCTGCTGCACGGGCCGTCGGTGCTGTTCCTCGACGAGCCCACGATCGGCCTCGACGTGGTGAGCAAGCAGGCGGTGCGTTCGTTCCTCGCCGAGCTGGGCGCGACGGGGGACGTGACGCTCGTGCTGACCACCCACGACCTGGCCGACATCGAACGGCTGTGCCGCCGGCTCGTGGTGATCGATCACGGCCGGGTGGTGCACGACGGCACGATCGAGGCCCTGCACGACCGGTACGGTTCCCGCCGCCGACTCGTGGTGGACCTGGACACGCCGCTCCCACCCGGGTTCGCCGTGGCGGGAGCCGACCTGGTGTCGCTCGAGGCGGACGGCCACCGGGCGTCGTTCGACCTGCTGTCGTCATCGGCGGCGGGCGCGGTCGTCGCGGAGCTCGCGGCCGTGGCGTCGATGCGGGACCTGTCGCTCGTCGAGCCCGGCATCGAGGACGTGGTGGCGAGGCTGTACCGCGCCCCCTAG
- a CDS encoding AzlC family ABC transporter permease, whose amino-acid sequence MRTRKRTVDRALLRDAAAIAAAMVAVGASFGAITIAYGLPTWVPFAMSTVVFAGGAQFLAVGLIAAGNPLAGVIAGLLLNARHLPFGLAVSTTVGERRRDRLIGSHLMTDEVVAFTLREPEPTRRRRTYWLIGVTLFTSWNAGTALGVLLGGATGDPAALGLDAAFPAGLIALILPSLRDRTTRAAALAGAALAVLATPVLPAGLPVLCALLGLSVLFIPRLRATAAAPASAPTSSAAPVSAPGEPGVSAGGASARPERRRSEASC is encoded by the coding sequence ATGCGTACGCGAAAACGAACAGTGGACCGCGCGCTCCTCCGCGACGCAGCCGCCATCGCCGCCGCAATGGTCGCGGTAGGAGCCTCGTTCGGGGCCATCACCATCGCGTACGGCCTCCCGACGTGGGTCCCGTTCGCCATGTCGACGGTGGTGTTCGCGGGCGGCGCCCAGTTCCTCGCGGTCGGCCTGATCGCTGCCGGCAACCCGCTCGCGGGCGTGATCGCGGGCCTGCTCCTCAATGCCCGCCACCTCCCGTTCGGCCTGGCGGTATCCACCACCGTCGGCGAACGCCGGCGCGACCGGCTCATCGGCAGCCACCTGATGACCGACGAGGTCGTAGCCTTCACCCTCCGCGAACCGGAACCCACCCGCCGCCGCCGCACGTACTGGCTCATCGGCGTCACCCTCTTCACCTCCTGGAACGCGGGCACGGCCCTGGGCGTCCTGCTCGGCGGCGCCACGGGCGACCCCGCGGCCCTCGGCCTGGACGCGGCGTTCCCGGCCGGGCTGATCGCGCTGATCCTGCCGTCACTGCGGGACCGGACGACCCGGGCCGCGGCGCTGGCCGGGGCGGCGCTGGCGGTCCTGGCGACGCCGGTACTGCCGGCCGGGCTGCCGGTTCTGTGCGCACTGCTGGGTCTGTCGGTGCTGTTCATCCCGCGGCTGCGGGCCACGGCTGCTGCGCCGGCTTCCGCGCCTACGTCCTCGGCCGCGCCGGTTTCCGCGCCCGGCGAGCCTGGAGTGTCGGCGGGTGGGGCGAGCGCTCGGCCGGAGCGTCGTCGATCGGAGGCATCATGCTGA
- a CDS encoding carbohydrate kinase family protein, whose amino-acid sequence MKIAVTGSIATDHLMHFPGKFAEQLIADQLHKVSLSFLVDDLVVRRGGVASNIAYGMGKLGLRPLLVGAVGVDFADYRSWLERHGVDCDSVHVSEVAHTARFVCTTDDDLNQIASFYAGAMSEARNIELEPVAERAGGLDLVLVSANDPAAMIRHSQECRSRGYAFAADPSQQLARMEGSDVMSLIEGAEYLLTNDYERSLLETKAGLTADQVLEHVRIRVTTLGKDGVEITGRDIERVHVPVARDVVPDDPTGVGDGFRAGFFAAISWGLGLERAAQVGSLVAALVLETVGPQEYDVKADFFLKRLADSYGDQAAADVQPYLPVA is encoded by the coding sequence ATGAAGATCGCCGTCACCGGCTCGATCGCCACCGACCACCTGATGCACTTCCCCGGCAAGTTCGCCGAACAGCTCATCGCCGACCAGTTGCACAAGGTCTCGCTGTCCTTCCTCGTCGACGACCTGGTCGTGCGGCGCGGCGGCGTGGCGTCGAACATCGCGTACGGGATGGGCAAGCTGGGCCTGCGCCCGCTCCTGGTCGGCGCCGTCGGCGTGGACTTCGCCGACTACCGCTCCTGGCTGGAGCGCCACGGGGTCGACTGCGACTCGGTGCACGTCAGCGAGGTCGCGCACACCGCGCGCTTCGTCTGCACCACCGACGACGACCTCAACCAGATCGCGTCGTTCTACGCGGGCGCGATGAGCGAGGCCCGCAACATCGAGCTCGAACCGGTCGCCGAGCGCGCCGGCGGCCTCGACCTCGTGCTGGTCAGCGCCAACGACCCGGCCGCGATGATCCGCCACTCGCAGGAGTGCCGCTCCCGCGGGTACGCGTTCGCCGCCGACCCGTCCCAGCAGCTCGCCCGCATGGAGGGCAGCGACGTCATGTCGCTGATCGAGGGCGCGGAGTACCTGCTGACCAACGACTACGAGCGGTCCCTGCTGGAGACCAAGGCCGGCCTCACCGCCGACCAGGTGCTCGAGCACGTCCGCATCCGGGTCACCACGCTGGGCAAGGACGGTGTGGAGATCACCGGCCGTGACATCGAGCGGGTGCACGTGCCGGTCGCGCGCGACGTCGTGCCCGACGACCCCACCGGCGTCGGCGACGGCTTCCGGGCCGGGTTCTTCGCCGCGATCAGCTGGGGTCTGGGCCTCGAGCGGGCCGCGCAGGTGGGTTCGCTGGTCGCCGCCCTGGTCCTGGAGACCGTCGGCCCGCAGGAGTACGACGTCAAGGCGGACTTCTTCCTCAAGCGCCTCGCCGACTCGTACGGCGACCAGGCCGCCGCGGACGTCCAGCCGTACCTGCCTGTCGCCTGA
- a CDS encoding AzlD domain-containing protein produces the protein MLIASIIVLGVGTYTLRLSGVLLGDRLVLSEPVQRLLPMAATTLLAALAMTAALMEGPAFAGAARPAGVAVGALLAWRRAPFVLVVVAAAATAALLRLAGIP, from the coding sequence ATGCTGATCGCGTCGATCATCGTGCTGGGCGTGGGCACCTACACGCTGCGGCTCAGCGGGGTCCTCCTCGGCGACCGGCTCGTCCTCTCCGAACCGGTCCAGCGCCTGCTGCCGATGGCGGCGACCACCCTGCTGGCCGCGCTGGCGATGACGGCCGCGCTGATGGAGGGCCCGGCGTTCGCCGGAGCGGCCCGCCCGGCCGGCGTCGCGGTGGGCGCGCTCCTGGCCTGGCGCCGGGCACCGTTCGTCCTGGTGGTCGTGGCTGCCGCGGCCACAGCGGCCCTGCTCCGCCTGGCCGGCATCCCGTGA
- a CDS encoding glycerate kinase family protein, whose protein sequence is MPSTLPGAPERNLYFLLVRVLICPDKFAGTLTASEVAAALAEGWHETATGDECVLRPLSDGGPGFVEVLAAALDGRRIPVATVDPLGRPARGEVLLAGSTAYVESAQACGLHLLTEEERNPNVATSYGLGLLLAAAVEAGATEVVVGLGGSAVNDAGAGMLAALGAGPVDESGYALPYGGAVLGAAARLEGPPQLRQVSLVAATDVDNPLLGLHGASNVYGPQKGATREDVLRLDAALEHFSGVLEKAFGVGDLAATPGAGAAGGLGAALLALGGRVVSGIGLVTRLIGLEEQLDRAGLVITGEGSFDHQSLRGKVAAGIANGARDRGLPCVVVAGRNETGYREAAAAGVTETYALVEHFGSEERALAEPARGLREVAARLARQWSR, encoded by the coding sequence ATGCCTTCAACGTTGCCAGGCGCGCCTGAGCGAAACCTGTACTTTCTCCTCGTGCGCGTACTCATCTGTCCGGACAAGTTCGCCGGGACGCTGACCGCCTCGGAGGTCGCCGCCGCGCTCGCCGAGGGCTGGCACGAGACCGCCACCGGCGACGAGTGCGTGCTGCGCCCGCTCTCCGACGGCGGCCCCGGCTTCGTTGAGGTGCTGGCGGCGGCGCTCGACGGGCGGCGCATCCCGGTCGCCACCGTCGATCCGCTCGGGCGTCCCGCGCGCGGCGAGGTCCTGCTCGCCGGCTCGACCGCGTACGTGGAGAGCGCGCAGGCCTGCGGCCTGCACCTTCTGACCGAGGAAGAGCGCAACCCCAACGTCGCCACCTCGTACGGGCTGGGCCTGCTGCTCGCCGCGGCGGTCGAGGCGGGCGCCACCGAGGTCGTGGTGGGGCTGGGCGGCTCGGCCGTCAACGACGCGGGCGCGGGCATGCTGGCCGCGCTCGGTGCCGGACCAGTCGACGAGAGCGGGTACGCCCTCCCGTACGGCGGCGCGGTCCTCGGCGCGGCGGCCCGCCTCGAAGGTCCGCCCCAGCTGCGCCAGGTCAGCCTGGTCGCCGCCACGGACGTGGACAACCCGCTGCTCGGCCTGCACGGCGCCAGCAACGTGTACGGCCCGCAGAAGGGCGCCACCAGGGAGGACGTGCTGCGCCTCGACGCCGCGCTCGAGCACTTCTCGGGCGTACTCGAGAAGGCGTTCGGGGTCGGCGACCTGGCCGCGACGCCCGGCGCGGGCGCGGCCGGGGGCCTCGGCGCGGCGCTGCTGGCGCTCGGCGGCCGGGTGGTCTCGGGCATCGGCCTGGTCACCCGGCTCATCGGCCTGGAGGAGCAGCTGGACCGCGCCGGCCTCGTGATCACGGGGGAGGGGTCCTTCGACCACCAGTCGCTGCGCGGCAAGGTCGCCGCCGGCATCGCGAACGGCGCCCGCGACCGTGGGCTGCCGTGCGTGGTCGTCGCGGGGCGCAACGAGACGGGTTACCGCGAGGCGGCCGCCGCCGGGGTCACGGAGACATACGCCCTGGTCGAGCACTTCGGCTCGGAGGAGCGGGCGCTGGCCGAGCCGGCCCGGGGCCTGCGCGAGGTCGCGGCGCGGCTGGCCCGGCAGTGGAGCCGCTGA